A section of the Mycolicibacterium anyangense genome encodes:
- a CDS encoding VOC family protein yields MVNPREFAPFRNVSQVAYVTTDYDRALAMFAERYDVSEWLHMPEGDFAISDEESARLRIALAYVGDLQLELIQPCGGSDTVYRSPLPDSGFAVRFHHIAQLMETESQLAAARSAAEAAGVPIAMHGTSGEGMVRYFYTDHREELGHFIEHIWYAPDIRSFFDQVPRN; encoded by the coding sequence GTGGTCAACCCGAGAGAGTTCGCCCCCTTTCGTAACGTGTCCCAGGTCGCCTATGTGACAACCGATTACGACAGGGCGTTGGCAATGTTTGCCGAGCGCTACGACGTGTCGGAGTGGCTGCATATGCCGGAAGGCGACTTCGCGATCAGCGACGAAGAGAGCGCCCGGCTACGGATCGCACTCGCCTATGTCGGTGACCTGCAACTCGAACTCATCCAGCCGTGCGGTGGAAGTGACACGGTGTACCGAAGTCCGCTGCCCGACAGCGGCTTCGCGGTGCGCTTCCATCACATTGCCCAGTTGATGGAAACCGAAAGTCAACTCGCCGCGGCCCGTTCGGCGGCAGAGGCCGCCGGGGTACCGATTGCCATGCACGGCACGAGCGGCGAGGGCATGGTGCGATACTTCTACACCGACCACCGTGAAGAGCTGGGGCACTTCATCGAACACATCTGGTACGCGCCCGACATCCGCTCGTTCTTCGATCAGGTTCCGCGCAACTAG
- a CDS encoding aldehyde dehydrogenase has protein sequence MTTSTAESLIEYSLVIDGQRVPAESGATYDSVDPFTGKAWARVPDGTGADIDRAVAAARAALQGEWGRLTATARGKLLHRVGELIERDAEYLAELEVRDGGKLLREMVGQMRALPEYFYYFAGLADKQQGEVIPTDKTNYLVYTRNEPVGVVGAITPWNSPLLLLTWKLAAGLAAGCTFVIKPSDHTPTSTLAFAELFGEAGFPPGTVNVVTGWGPATGAALAAHPGVDRIAFTGSTATGITVGRSAMEHLTRVSLELGGKSAQVVFGDADLEAAANGVIAGVFAATGQTCLAGSRLLVHESVADELVEKIVSRAKTIKLGDPKDAATEMGPVSNEPQYRKVLSHFDSARAEGATIACGGEPAADLGGFFVKPTVLTGVSPQMRAVAEEIFGPVLVVLTFGDEDEAIAAANSTEFGLAASVWTKDVHRAHRVAAQLRAGTVWINCYRVVAPQVPFGGTGHSGIGRENGIHAIRDFTETKAVWVELSGATRDPFTLG, from the coding sequence ATGACGACCAGTACGGCCGAGTCGCTCATCGAGTATTCCCTTGTCATCGACGGCCAACGGGTGCCGGCAGAGTCGGGGGCCACCTACGACAGCGTCGATCCATTCACCGGAAAGGCTTGGGCCCGTGTTCCCGACGGAACTGGTGCCGACATCGACCGCGCCGTGGCCGCCGCCCGGGCTGCCCTGCAAGGGGAGTGGGGCCGGTTGACCGCCACAGCACGCGGGAAGCTACTGCACCGGGTCGGCGAATTGATCGAGCGGGATGCTGAGTACCTCGCCGAACTCGAGGTTCGGGACGGCGGAAAGCTGCTGCGCGAGATGGTGGGGCAGATGCGCGCGCTGCCCGAGTACTTCTACTACTTCGCAGGCCTGGCCGACAAACAACAGGGCGAAGTCATCCCCACCGACAAGACGAATTACCTTGTCTACACCCGCAATGAACCGGTAGGCGTGGTCGGGGCGATCACTCCCTGGAATTCGCCGTTGTTGCTGCTCACCTGGAAGCTCGCCGCCGGTTTGGCAGCCGGATGTACCTTCGTCATCAAGCCGAGTGATCACACGCCGACGTCGACGTTGGCGTTCGCCGAATTGTTCGGCGAGGCCGGCTTCCCACCCGGGACGGTCAACGTGGTCACCGGATGGGGACCGGCGACGGGTGCCGCGTTGGCGGCCCACCCGGGTGTCGACCGGATTGCTTTCACCGGATCCACTGCAACCGGCATCACCGTAGGCCGGTCGGCCATGGAGCACCTGACGCGGGTGAGCTTGGAGCTAGGTGGGAAATCAGCTCAGGTCGTCTTCGGCGATGCGGATCTCGAAGCAGCTGCCAACGGCGTCATTGCCGGTGTCTTCGCCGCGACCGGTCAGACCTGCCTTGCGGGATCGCGACTGCTGGTCCACGAGTCGGTGGCGGACGAACTCGTCGAGAAGATCGTCAGCAGGGCCAAGACCATCAAGCTCGGCGATCCCAAGGATGCGGCTACCGAGATGGGACCGGTGTCCAATGAGCCGCAGTATCGAAAGGTCCTCTCTCACTTCGACTCGGCGCGCGCGGAGGGGGCGACCATTGCTTGTGGCGGTGAGCCTGCTGCGGACCTGGGAGGCTTCTTCGTCAAGCCGACAGTGCTGACCGGGGTCAGCCCCCAGATGCGGGCTGTTGCGGAAGAGATCTTCGGACCGGTCCTGGTGGTGCTGACTTTCGGCGATGAAGACGAAGCGATAGCGGCGGCGAACTCCACGGAGTTCGGCCTCGCGGCGTCCGTCTGGACCAAAGACGTTCATCGCGCCCATCGGGTGGCCGCCCAGTTGCGAGCCGGAACGGTCTGGATCAACTGCTACCGGGTGGTGGCACCTCAGGTCCCGTTCGGCGGGACAGGACACAGCGGAATCGGTCGAGAGAACGGCATTCACGCCATCCGCGACTTCACCGAGACCAAGGCCGTGTGGGTGGAACTTTCGGGAGCCACCCGGGATCCATTCACCCTCGGCTAG